Proteins encoded within one genomic window of Acidimicrobiales bacterium:
- a CDS encoding DUF1015 domain-containing protein, with product MPRFEPFAGLRYADTVDLAAATSPPYDVIDPDERAALAARHDRNVVRIDMPVDGDDPYAEAAATLARWQADGTLVTDDAPSFYAYRMTYVDEQDNPRDTTGILGGLGLEPPGEGDVLPHEHTTPKAKSDRLDLLRSTHHNLSPIWGLSLATGLSALVDISEPPLAEVTDELGVVHALWRVTDEAVIASISGVVASAPVVIADGHHRFETSLAYRNEVRAANGDQAGPWDLTLALVVELTEDELAVRPIHRLLDDLPGDVDLSLALAPFFDIVPAPEADLTLTDAMAELGALALVREGGHAWLLRPRPEAFPDDMPDLDSSRLDVARATLGDHRVTYQHGTDNVLRKVAAGEAAAGVLLRPATVAQIEAMAHRRERMPPKTTYFHPKIRTGMLFRSLEA from the coding sequence ATGCCCCGCTTCGAGCCGTTCGCCGGCCTGCGCTACGCCGACACCGTCGACCTCGCCGCCGCCACCTCGCCGCCGTACGACGTCATCGACCCCGACGAGCGGGCCGCCCTCGCTGCCCGTCACGACCGCAACGTGGTGCGCATCGACATGCCGGTCGATGGCGACGACCCCTACGCGGAAGCCGCTGCCACCCTTGCCCGGTGGCAGGCCGACGGCACCCTCGTCACCGACGATGCCCCGTCGTTCTACGCCTACCGCATGACCTACGTCGACGAGCAGGACAACCCCCGCGACACCACCGGCATCCTCGGCGGCCTCGGCCTGGAGCCCCCCGGCGAGGGCGACGTCCTCCCCCACGAGCACACCACCCCGAAAGCCAAGAGCGACCGCCTCGACCTCCTCCGCTCCACCCACCACAACCTCTCCCCCATCTGGGGCCTCTCGCTGGCGACGGGCCTCTCCGCGCTGGTCGACATCAGCGAGCCCCCGCTGGCCGAGGTGACCGACGAGCTCGGTGTGGTCCACGCCCTCTGGCGGGTCACCGACGAGGCGGTGATCGCCTCGATCAGTGGCGTCGTGGCGTCGGCGCCGGTCGTGATCGCCGACGGGCACCACCGCTTCGAGACGTCGCTGGCGTACCGCAACGAGGTGCGAGCCGCCAACGGCGACCAGGCCGGGCCCTGGGACCTCACCCTCGCGCTCGTCGTCGAGCTCACCGAGGACGAGCTCGCCGTGCGGCCCATCCACCGCCTCCTCGACGACCTCCCGGGCGACGTCGATCTGTCCCTCGCCCTCGCGCCGTTCTTCGACATCGTCCCCGCGCCGGAAGCCGACCTCACGCTCACCGACGCCATGGCCGAGCTCGGCGCCCTCGCCCTGGTCCGCGAGGGCGGCCACGCGTGGCTGCTGCGACCCCGCCCCGAGGCGTTCCCCGACGACATGCCCGACCTCGACTCCAGCCGTCTCGACGTGGCGCGTGCCACCCTCGGCGACCACCGCGTCACCTACCAGCACGGCACCGACAACGTGCTCCGGAAGGTGGCGGCAGGCGAGGCCGCCGCCGGGGTGCTGCTACGCCCGGCGACCGTGGCCCAGATCGAGGCGATGGCTCACCGTCGTGAGCGGATGCCGCCGAAGACCACGTACTTCCACCCGAAGATCCGCACCGGCATGCTCTTCCGCTCCCTCGAGGCATGA
- a CDS encoding HAD-IIA family hydrolase yields MAWVLDLDGVVWLGHQVIPGAPEAVARLRAAGERVVFVTNNSSARVGDKEAELEGHGIPASGDVLTSAMAAAWLLEPGSTALVCAGPGVDEALELRGVTAVREGDADAVVVGFHLDFDYGRLLVAHRAVRRGARLVATNDDPTYPTPHGLIPGGGAIVAAVATACGIPAVVAGKPNPPMAALVDDLVGGGPHTVVGDRDDTDGAFARALGARFALVLSGATTAGEVPTDPAPDLVAPDLATLVAAALRG; encoded by the coding sequence GTGGCCTGGGTGCTCGACCTCGACGGAGTGGTGTGGCTGGGTCACCAGGTGATCCCGGGTGCGCCCGAAGCCGTGGCCCGGCTGCGAGCGGCGGGCGAGCGGGTGGTCTTCGTCACCAACAACTCGTCGGCGAGGGTGGGGGACAAGGAGGCCGAGCTGGAAGGCCACGGGATCCCGGCGTCGGGTGACGTCCTCACCTCGGCGATGGCGGCCGCCTGGTTGCTCGAGCCCGGCTCCACGGCCCTGGTGTGCGCCGGGCCCGGGGTCGACGAGGCCCTCGAGCTTCGGGGGGTGACGGCCGTGCGCGAGGGAGACGCCGATGCCGTGGTCGTGGGCTTCCACCTCGACTTCGACTACGGCCGGCTGCTGGTGGCTCACCGCGCCGTGCGGCGCGGCGCTCGCCTCGTGGCCACCAACGACGACCCGACGTACCCCACCCCACACGGCCTCATCCCGGGGGGTGGGGCGATCGTGGCGGCCGTTGCCACCGCGTGCGGGATCCCGGCGGTGGTCGCCGGCAAGCCGAACCCGCCCATGGCCGCCCTCGTCGACGACCTGGTCGGTGGGGGACCGCACACCGTGGTGGGCGACCGCGACGACACTGACGGCGCCTTCGCCCGGGCTCTCGGTGCCCGCTTCGCTCTCGTGCTCAGTGGCGCCACCACCGCGGGCGAGGTGCCCACCGACCCCGCGCCCGACCTGGTCGCGCCGGACCTCGCCACCCTCGTCGCCGCCGCCCTGCGAGGCTGA